Proteins encoded in a region of the Dreissena polymorpha isolate Duluth1 chromosome 6, UMN_Dpol_1.0, whole genome shotgun sequence genome:
- the LOC127835981 gene encoding bifunctional 3'-5' exonuclease/ATP-dependent helicase WRN-like, with translation MASPRDIILEVAKKGGFPMPLKELQIEALLCVIEKRDIMAILPTGYGKSLIYQLAPLILKDYYNLQKSVCIVLTPLNSIMQDQIIALQKIGVQACCVDYNCQGGQALFDDDGDEGGAKSDGDVILTVPMSDIADGKFTLVYSHPEALLSTDTGKSLIQNLENKKIISCIAVDEAHMILEW, from the coding sequence ATGGCAAGTCCAAGAGATATCATACTTGAGGTTGCTAAAAAGGGAGGATTTCCCATGCCACTCAAGGAACTGCAAATCGAAGCGTTACTTTGTGTCATTGAAAAACGTGACATTATGGCTATACTCCCAACAGGTTATGGTAAAAGCCTGATTTACCAGCTGGCACCACTTATCCTTAAAGATTATTATAATCTACAGAAGTCTGTTTGCATCGTGTTGACACCTTTGAACAGTATTATGCAAGATCAGATCATTGCACTGCAAAAGATTGGAGTACAAGCCTGTTGTGTGGACTATAACTGTCAGGGTGGTCAAgcattgtttgatgatgatggtgatgaagggGGTGCTAAATCAGATGGAGATGTAATATTAACGGTCCCTATGTCCGATATTGCTGATGGAAAGTTCACATTGGTGTATTCTCACCCTGAGGCGCTTTTAAGCACTGATACGGGGAAATCCTTGATACAAAATTtggagaataaaaaaataatttcgtgcATAGCTGTAGACGAGGCACACATGATTCTGGAATGGTAA